One window of the Shewanella litorisediminis genome contains the following:
- a CDS encoding PLP-dependent aminotransferase family protein: protein MSTIWTPRLEDFSGSKYEQLANAIGDAITRGELTPGTKLPPQRRLADALGVTLGTITRAYTKAIYRGWVEARVGDGTYVRMLERKDTGPLDLATCQQAVTDQATILGDVMTRMGRDPVRLAGLLDYHATHSEVQQETVLKFLAKSGVNDFGGKLVFTQGAQQGLYAALAAVCAPGDWVLHEAWCYPGLNRAAEALDLNLCGIPLVNDGLDLDELAACIERHKPKAIYLTPNSQNPACIGYSESQRQRILALARANDIIIIEDDVNYCTSTEWSQPIWQLAADAQSVVYLSSISKRFAGGIRFGFMLLPARLLPRVNRIIHAQCWMVSPLLIEIGCELIRSGGIHQHRDAWITSLQQRFLAMAASLDLEAKSRGLNGRLTLPEGFRANNVIAALASKGILARSLADFGGPANGIRFSLGRIPRGEEDEVFSRIHTTLADVLNQGIAVV, encoded by the coding sequence ATGAGTACAATTTGGACTCCCAGACTGGAAGATTTCAGCGGCAGCAAGTATGAACAGCTGGCAAATGCCATAGGTGATGCCATTACCCGCGGGGAATTGACGCCTGGAACCAAGTTACCACCGCAGCGCCGGCTCGCCGATGCCCTTGGCGTGACCCTGGGTACCATCACCCGTGCTTACACCAAAGCCATTTATCGAGGCTGGGTGGAGGCGCGTGTGGGCGATGGCACCTATGTACGGATGCTTGAACGTAAAGACACGGGGCCCCTCGATTTGGCGACTTGCCAACAAGCGGTAACCGATCAGGCCACCATACTGGGAGACGTGATGACCCGCATGGGGCGTGACCCCGTTCGTTTGGCAGGCCTGCTCGACTACCACGCAACACATTCGGAAGTCCAACAAGAGACAGTGCTGAAATTTTTGGCAAAATCCGGGGTGAATGATTTTGGGGGCAAACTGGTGTTTACTCAGGGTGCCCAACAGGGGCTGTATGCCGCCCTCGCGGCAGTATGTGCACCCGGCGACTGGGTATTACATGAGGCCTGGTGCTATCCGGGATTAAATCGCGCCGCCGAAGCCCTTGACCTGAATTTGTGCGGCATTCCCTTGGTGAATGACGGCCTGGATTTGGACGAACTGGCAGCATGCATTGAAAGGCACAAACCCAAGGCCATTTACCTTACACCCAACAGCCAGAATCCTGCCTGTATTGGCTACAGCGAATCTCAGCGGCAACGCATTCTGGCTCTGGCCAGAGCCAACGACATCATCATCATCGAAGACGATGTGAATTACTGCACGTCAACCGAATGGAGTCAGCCCATTTGGCAACTGGCCGCGGATGCGCAATCTGTGGTGTATTTGAGCAGTATCTCCAAACGTTTTGCCGGCGGCATTCGGTTTGGCTTTATGCTGCTGCCGGCAAGGTTGCTGCCCAGGGTCAATCGCATCATACATGCCCAGTGCTGGATGGTATCGCCGCTGCTGATTGAAATAGGTTGTGAGCTTATCCGCTCAGGGGGCATTCACCAACACAGAGACGCCTGGATAACCTCACTGCAGCAACGATTTCTGGCCATGGCGGCATCCCTCGACTTAGAGGCCAAAAGCCGTGGCCTCAATGGTCGCCTGACGCTGCCAGAGGGTTTCAGAGCCAATAATGTGATAGCGGCGCTGGCCTCAAAGGGTATTCTTGCCCGCAGTCTTGCCGATTTCGGCGGCCCGGCCAACGGTATCAGATTCAGCCTTGGCCGTATTCCTCGAGGCGAAGAAGACGAGGTGTTCTCGCGGATACACACCACACTGGCAGACGTGCTGAATCAAGGCATTGCCGTGGTTTAA
- a CDS encoding multidrug effflux MFS transporter gives MGSPTTTQANAPKLNKAFLIPLLAAIVAITPLAIDMYLPAMSAIALSLGSDVTHVQQSLSVYLAGYACGLLLFGPMADRYGRRPLVLFGLTGFGICSLLLSHVSTPDAFFGLRFLQAMIGSAATVVVPGYVKILYGDNTAKGMSYVSLIMMLAPLIAPSIGSFILGFSHWEMIFYVLSGYALLALTLVYFGLQIPEIKTEKHQRPGFIEAYRTVLTRSGVKGFIASGVLTSFAFFCYLTASPFVFMEVYGLDSQRFAMVFAANVGALMMANILNSRIVGRFGSLRLLRASTLCGLVFAMLLCAANAIGLGLYGTLLTLIPLMACLGIMSVNADAIVLLKFQRETGTATAVIGTLRFGIGAFAGPLLALFYTGTALPFSALMLLAVFVAGVCQYLARRSSIE, from the coding sequence GTGGGTTCACCGACAACAACACAAGCAAACGCGCCAAAGCTCAACAAGGCCTTTTTGATTCCCTTGCTGGCCGCCATAGTGGCCATCACGCCGCTGGCCATCGATATGTACTTACCGGCGATGTCGGCCATCGCGCTGAGTTTGGGTTCGGACGTGACCCATGTGCAGCAGAGTCTCAGTGTTTACCTCGCCGGATACGCCTGCGGTTTGCTGCTGTTTGGCCCCATGGCAGACAGGTATGGTCGCCGTCCACTGGTCCTGTTTGGCCTGACCGGGTTTGGCATTTGCAGCTTACTCTTATCCCATGTCAGCACGCCGGACGCTTTTTTTGGCCTGCGCTTTTTACAGGCGATGATAGGTTCAGCGGCCACAGTAGTCGTACCGGGTTATGTAAAAATTCTTTATGGGGATAATACGGCCAAGGGCATGTCCTATGTGAGCCTTATCATGATGCTCGCCCCCTTGATTGCCCCCAGTATCGGCAGCTTTATTCTGGGCTTCAGTCACTGGGAAATGATTTTCTATGTGCTCTCAGGCTACGCCCTGCTGGCGCTGACACTGGTGTACTTTGGATTACAGATCCCCGAGATAAAAACAGAGAAACATCAAAGACCGGGCTTTATTGAAGCCTATCGCACCGTACTGACCCGCTCTGGGGTTAAGGGGTTTATCGCCAGTGGCGTACTCACCTCCTTTGCATTTTTCTGTTACCTCACCGCCTCGCCCTTTGTGTTTATGGAGGTTTACGGGCTCGACAGCCAGCGTTTTGCGATGGTGTTTGCAGCAAACGTGGGCGCGCTGATGATGGCCAATATTCTGAATTCACGAATTGTCGGCCGCTTCGGTTCGCTGAGACTGCTCAGAGCTTCTACCCTCTGTGGTCTGGTATTTGCCATGCTGCTTTGCGCTGCCAATGCCATAGGCTTAGGACTTTATGGCACCCTGCTGACCCTGATACCTTTGATGGCCTGTCTTGGCATTATGTCGGTAAATGCTGATGCTATTGTCCTGCTCAAGTTTCAACGCGAAACAGGCACAGCCACTGCCGTAATAGGCACCCTCAGATTTGGTATTGGCGCCTTCGCAGGTCCACTGCTGGCACTGTTTTACACCGGCACTGCCCTGCCATTTTCGGCATTGATGCTGCTCGCGGTATTCGTCGCCGGCGTTTGTCAGTACCTCGCAAGACGCTCTTCGATTGAATAA
- a CDS encoding acetolactate synthase 3 large subunit, with translation MEKLSGASMIVRSLIDEGVKHIFGYPGGSVLDIYDALHESSNIEHILVRHEQAAVHMADGYARATGDVGVVLVTSGPGATNAITGIATAYMDSVPLVILSGQVPSSLIGNDAFQECDMIGISRPIVKHSFLVKDPTEIPETIKKAFYIAATGRPGPVVVDLPKDTLNPALKFDYEYPSEVKMRSYNPTVTGHKGQIRRGLQALLSAKKPVLYVGGGAIISSCHKQILALSERLNIPVVNTLMGLGAFPGTHPNNIGMLGMHGTYEANMTMHNSDLIFGIGVRFDDRTTNNVQKYCPNATVLHIDIDPSSISKTVQAHIPIVGSADKVLDEMLSLLDGDAAMHNDEGAIDCWWNDINQWRARKCLAYETSSEKIKPQQVIETLYRLTKGDAYVSSDVGQHQMFAALYYPFDKPRRWINSGGLGTMGFGLPAAMGVKMAMPDETVVCVTGDGSIQMNIQELSTALQYDVPVKIINLNNRFLGMVKQWQDMIYSGRHSHSYMDSVPDFAKIAEAYGHVGITISRPEELESKLAEALSMTDRLVFVDINVDETEHVYPMQIRGAAMNDMWLSKTERS, from the coding sequence ATGGAAAAGCTTTCCGGCGCCAGCATGATAGTTCGATCCCTTATCGACGAAGGCGTAAAACACATTTTCGGTTATCCGGGTGGTTCTGTACTGGATATCTACGATGCCCTCCATGAAAGTTCCAATATTGAACACATTCTGGTTCGCCATGAGCAGGCCGCAGTACACATGGCCGACGGCTATGCCCGTGCCACGGGTGACGTAGGTGTGGTTCTGGTGACCTCGGGCCCCGGCGCCACCAACGCCATCACCGGGATTGCCACCGCCTATATGGACTCGGTCCCGCTGGTTATTCTGTCCGGCCAGGTGCCCTCCAGTCTGATTGGCAATGATGCGTTTCAGGAATGCGACATGATTGGCATCTCAAGACCCATTGTGAAGCACTCCTTTCTGGTGAAAGACCCTACTGAAATACCCGAGACCATTAAGAAAGCCTTTTACATCGCTGCCACTGGTCGCCCTGGCCCCGTGGTTGTCGACTTACCCAAAGACACCCTGAATCCGGCGCTCAAGTTCGACTATGAGTATCCGTCAGAGGTGAAAATGCGCTCTTACAACCCCACGGTGACGGGCCATAAGGGCCAGATCCGCCGGGGGTTACAGGCCCTCCTCAGTGCCAAAAAGCCGGTGCTGTATGTGGGCGGCGGCGCTATTATTTCAAGCTGCCACAAGCAAATTCTGGCGCTGTCTGAGCGGCTGAATATTCCGGTGGTCAACACCCTGATGGGACTTGGCGCCTTTCCCGGCACTCACCCCAACAACATCGGTATGCTGGGCATGCATGGTACCTACGAAGCCAATATGACCATGCATAACAGTGACCTGATATTCGGCATTGGGGTGCGTTTTGATGACCGCACCACCAATAACGTGCAGAAATATTGCCCCAACGCCACAGTGCTGCACATAGATATCGACCCTTCATCCATCTCAAAAACGGTACAGGCCCATATTCCCATCGTAGGCAGTGCCGACAAGGTACTGGATGAGATGCTCTCGCTGCTGGACGGCGACGCCGCAATGCACAACGATGAAGGCGCCATCGACTGTTGGTGGAATGACATCAATCAGTGGCGTGCCCGCAAGTGCCTGGCCTACGAGACCAGCAGTGAAAAAATCAAACCGCAGCAAGTGATAGAAACCCTCTATCGCCTCACCAAGGGCGACGCCTATGTGAGTTCCGATGTGGGTCAGCATCAGATGTTTGCAGCCCTCTACTACCCCTTTGACAAGCCAAGACGCTGGATAAACTCAGGGGGTCTGGGCACCATGGGCTTTGGTTTGCCCGCCGCCATGGGGGTGAAGATGGCCATGCCCGATGAAACCGTGGTGTGCGTCACCGGCGATGGCTCCATCCAGATGAATATTCAGGAGCTTTCCACCGCGCTGCAATACGATGTGCCGGTAAAAATCATCAACCTTAACAACCGTTTCCTGGGCATGGTTAAGCAGTGGCAAGACATGATTTATTCAGGGCGCCACTCCCACTCCTACATGGATTCAGTACCGGATTTTGCCAAGATTGCCGAGGCTTACGGCCATGTTGGCATTACCATCAGCCGTCCGGAGGAGCTTGAGTCCAAGCTCGCCGAAGCCCTGTCGATGACCGACAGGCTGGTGTTTGTGGACATTAATGTCGATGAAACTGAGCACGTCTACCCCATGCAAATCCGCGGGGCCGCGATGAATGACATGTGGCTGAGCAAAACGGAGAGAAGCTGA
- the ilvN gene encoding acetolactate synthase small subunit, with amino-acid sequence MRRIISVLLENQPGALSRVVGLFSQRGYNIECLTVAPTDDATLSRMNITVAADEMVLEQIEKQLHKLIDVLKVSNITESAHIERELALVKVKAQAEVREEIKRSADIFRGQIVDVTATHYTIQLAGTTEKLDAFINALAEVTKVVEVSRSGVVGLSRGDKSMRA; translated from the coding sequence ATGCGCCGAATTATATCTGTACTTTTGGAAAACCAACCCGGTGCCCTTTCCCGTGTGGTTGGCCTGTTCTCCCAGCGAGGCTATAACATCGAGTGTTTGACAGTGGCACCCACGGACGATGCAACCCTGTCGCGGATGAATATCACAGTGGCGGCGGATGAAATGGTACTCGAGCAAATCGAGAAACAACTGCATAAGCTGATTGACGTGCTCAAGGTATCCAATATCACCGAATCGGCCCACATCGAACGTGAGCTGGCACTGGTGAAGGTAAAGGCCCAGGCAGAAGTGCGAGAGGAAATCAAACGCAGTGCCGATATCTTCCGCGGCCAAATTGTGGATGTGACCGCTACCCACTACACCATACAGCTGGCCGGTACCACCGAAAAGCTGGATGCCTTTATCAATGCCCTGGCGGAAGTGACCAAGGTGGTGGAAGTATCACGCTCTGGCGTGGTGGGGTTATCGCGCGGCGACAAATCCATGCGGGCATAA
- a CDS encoding Hsp20 family protein: MRNYDLTPLYRSAIGFDRLAQLAEHAAANNGNNGYPPYNIELLGENRYRITMAVAGFSMEELEISSEGDKLVVKGNKQDKSAERKYLYQGIAERGFERTFQLADYVTVTGAYLEHGLLNIDLVREIPEALKPRKIEIGSRPVLENVE; the protein is encoded by the coding sequence ATGCGTAATTACGATTTAACCCCACTTTACCGCAGTGCCATTGGCTTTGACCGCCTTGCCCAATTGGCCGAACATGCTGCCGCCAATAATGGCAACAATGGTTACCCCCCATACAATATCGAGCTGCTCGGTGAAAACCGTTATCGTATCACCATGGCTGTGGCCGGCTTCTCGATGGAAGAGCTTGAGATCAGCAGCGAAGGCGACAAGCTGGTTGTTAAAGGCAACAAACAAGATAAGAGTGCTGAGCGCAAATACCTGTATCAGGGTATCGCTGAGCGAGGCTTTGAGCGTACTTTCCAACTGGCGGATTATGTGACCGTGACCGGTGCCTATCTTGAACACGGCTTGCTGAATATCGACCTGGTGCGGGAAATCCCCGAAGCGCTGAAACCACGCAAGATTGAAATAGGCTCTCGCCCGGTGCTGGAAAATGTCGAATAA